The following are encoded in a window of Candidatus Fusobacterium pullicola genomic DNA:
- a CDS encoding alanyl-tRNA editing protein produces the protein MRVLVKKCEKIKDGYILELEPNGAFYIDGKGGQLGDRGSIGEAKVIEVKENGVVVDRELELQEYEIEIDTQRQEDIACQHTSQHIFSALAYNIYGLNTVGFRMAEEYTTVDLDSNTITDEIVVDLENRVNEVIRDGKELKIFVMDNDEARNIEGLRKAIKEKVTGDVRFVEIPEIDLGACAGFHVKNTKDIQLFKIINQEKVKGNYTRFYFIAGKRAIEDYSNKHKLSRELCQTFSCKDKEIIEMVDKSIGEKRKVESEYKNLAMQYSELLATKLLKESEKIGKYQPIFYFGDSSVAQFLVKYMGDNNILLTGSGSNFSISAQEFDCKEFIKFLTNKYSNIKGGGNQSKGNFKGEIKESEIKGILLDYLKNSTL, from the coding sequence ATGAGAGTGTTAGTAAAAAAGTGTGAAAAGATAAAAGATGGATATATTTTAGAACTAGAACCAAATGGAGCTTTTTATATAGATGGAAAGGGAGGACAACTTGGAGATAGAGGAAGTATAGGGGAGGCTAAAGTTATTGAAGTTAAAGAAAATGGAGTTGTTGTAGACAGAGAACTTGAACTTCAGGAGTATGAGATAGAGATAGATACACAAAGACAAGAGGATATAGCATGTCAACACACTTCTCAACATATATTTTCAGCTTTAGCTTACAATATATATGGATTAAATACAGTAGGTTTTAGAATGGCAGAGGAGTATACGACTGTAGATTTAGACTCTAATACAATAACAGATGAGATTGTAGTTGACTTAGAAAATAGAGTTAATGAAGTCATAAGAGATGGAAAAGAACTAAAAATATTTGTTATGGATAATGATGAGGCAAGAAATATAGAAGGACTTCGTAAAGCAATTAAGGAAAAAGTTACTGGTGATGTGAGATTTGTAGAGATACCTGAGATTGATTTAGGGGCTTGTGCTGGTTTTCATGTAAAGAATACTAAGGATATTCAACTGTTTAAAATTATAAACCAAGAAAAAGTAAAAGGAAATTATACAAGATTCTATTTTATTGCAGGAAAAAGAGCTATAGAGGATTACTCTAATAAGCATAAATTATCAAGAGAGTTGTGTCAAACTTTTAGTTGCAAAGATAAAGAGATAATAGAGATGGTAGATAAAAGTATTGGAGAAAAGAGAAAGGTAGAGAGTGAATATAAAAATTTAGCTATGCAATATAGTGAGCTTTTAGCAACTAAACTTTTAAAGGAGAGTGAAAAAATAGGGAAGTATCAACCAATTTTCTATTTTGGTGATAGTAGTGTTGCACAATTTTTAGTAAAATATATGGGAGATAATAACATTCTTCTCACAGGAAGTGGAAGTAATTTTTCAATATCAGCTCAAGAGTTTGATTGTAAAGAGTTTATAAAATTTTTGACAAATAAATACTCAAATATAAAAGGTGGAGGAAATCAGAGTAAAGGAAATTTTAAAGGAGAGATAAAAGAGAGTGAGATAAAGGGTATTTTACTTGATTATTTAAAAAATTCTACTCTCTAA
- the rlmN gene encoding 23S rRNA (adenine(2503)-C(2))-methyltransferase RlmN has product MMSERINLLNLNQKELEEFLVSLGMKKFYGKQLFNWLHKKIVRDLNEVTNLSLKDRELLMEKAYIPFLNLLKHQVSKIDKTEKFLFQLEDGNTIETVLLRHKDKRNTLCISSQVGCAVKCAFCATGQGGFVRDLNVSEIINQVYTVERRLVKQGENLNNIVFMGMGEPLLNLTNVLKALEILSNENGINISKRKITISTSGIVPNIEKILLEKAHVELAVSLHSAINEKRDEIIPINRRYPLEDLHAVLQEYQRQTKRRITFEYILINNFNVSEADANALADFVHDFDHVVNLIPCNPVEGTDLTRPSDKKIERFVNFLQNVRKVNVTIRREKGTDIDGACGQLRQKNKNTTK; this is encoded by the coding sequence ATAATGTCAGAAAGAATAAATTTATTAAATCTTAACCAAAAGGAATTAGAAGAGTTTTTAGTATCTCTTGGAATGAAAAAATTTTATGGAAAACAACTTTTTAACTGGTTACATAAAAAAATAGTTAGAGATTTAAATGAAGTAACAAACCTTTCTTTAAAAGATAGAGAATTACTTATGGAGAAAGCTTATATCCCATTTTTAAATCTATTAAAACATCAAGTTTCTAAAATAGATAAAACAGAGAAATTTTTATTCCAATTAGAAGATGGAAACACTATAGAAACAGTTTTATTAAGACACAAAGATAAAAGAAACACTCTTTGTATCTCATCACAAGTTGGATGTGCTGTAAAATGTGCTTTTTGTGCAACAGGACAAGGGGGATTTGTAAGAGATTTAAATGTAAGTGAGATTATCAACCAAGTATATACTGTAGAAAGAAGACTTGTGAAACAGGGAGAAAACTTAAATAATATCGTATTTATGGGAATGGGAGAACCACTTTTAAATCTAACTAATGTTTTAAAAGCACTAGAAATATTATCAAATGAAAATGGAATAAATATTTCAAAAAGAAAGATTACAATCTCAACTTCTGGAATTGTTCCAAATATAGAGAAAATACTGTTAGAAAAAGCTCATGTGGAGTTAGCTGTATCACTTCACTCTGCTATTAATGAAAAAAGAGATGAGATCATACCTATAAATAGAAGATATCCATTAGAGGATTTACATGCAGTATTACAAGAGTATCAAAGACAAACTAAGAGAAGAATTACATTTGAATATATTTTAATTAATAATTTCAATGTTTCTGAAGCTGATGCCAATGCCTTAGCAGATTTTGTACATGATTTTGACCATGTTGTTAATCTAATACCTTGTAATCCAGTAGAGGGAACAGATTTAACAAGACCATCTGATAAGAAAATAGAAAGATTTGTAAACTTCTTACAAAATGTAAGAAAAGTTAATGTAACTATTAGAAGAGAAAAGGGAACAGATATAGATGGAGCTTGTGGACAATTGAGACAAAAAAATAAAAATACTACTAAGTAG